The genomic DNA ttatataaatataataaacaatcatataaaaaataaatataataaatgcaAAACtttttaaagtatataaaataaataaaaagttgaccaaaatattcataattaataaataattctcttttttgactgaataaataaataattcaccgttcaaaagaaattagaacaataaataatacattttgactaaaaaatgataaataattcttttttgaataaaaaatgataaataattctttttctAACAAAGAAAATTAACTAAAGTATTCATAATTAATGaataattctaattttttacaagaataaataaattattctcccttcaaaaaaattatttttttagaacaaTAAATAAGTACTTTTTGACTAGAAACAAAgattcattttattatatatagtaTCATTTTCTCAGATTTTTCTATTAGATCTTGTTAATGAGTGTCTCCGGAGCACTTTTTAAGCATTCTAAATGAAgaaattattcttaaaaaaaaaaagtaaaaatttcaattttcaatataatacaCCCATTGATCATTGTCAAAAAAGAGAACTTAAATGATAGATTTTCTAATTGACCAAAATAATCAGAATTAATAAATACTCCTcatccctatatataagacccttttgccaaaatcacgggaattaagatagtggatatttgtattaaagttgtttataatcactattgtttttacaattttatcctttaagaaagaaggttaatttatgttttcaacatgttatttattgttgattgaagaaaaagatgtataataaataagggcatctatgtaaagaaataattaatgtagttgaaaataacaaaggggtcttataaaaagggacaaaaaaaattctcaaaagagtcttataattagggacggagggagtaattctcttttttttttgacaacaaTCAATAGGTGattctccctaaaaaaaagtatttctttttttagaacaaTAAGTAATACCTTTTTgaccaaaaatgataaataattctTAAAGTGTGAAAATTGTGCAatgtaatttataatattaagatTTTAAAGACTTAATTTGACTAACTTTATCAAAAAGGGAACTTCAATGACagattttcacttttttttttatatagattttcatatattttatgacTAAATAAATTAAGAGGAACATTagataatttatgcaggggttagggttcgaacctcgaacacCTCACTTTTTCACATTTAAAAACGTAGCTTCAGCCACTTAATtactagacaaaaaaataacaaatttcttATATGATTGTACACCGACAAAGTATATTAATTAACCTCTTTCATAAATTTACGTAGTTCAGAGACTAAATTTGATAGAAGATTGtggtttattaaaaataaaacataaaagttttttttacaaaaaaacaaaacataaaagttaagggtcttgttaacaaatgtcaggattttaaattaaaaattaattggtaagttttatgtagaaaaaatcactttttcaagtttcaatgttAAATGCATCAATCCCAATACAAGAAAAACCTTTAGATTTCTTAACAAATATATTAGGACACCTGTTAACATTTTCTAAAGTTAAACATGATTATAGatattttctttgacaaaaactATGTATTGTTAAagattaaagatattaacgtAGTTGTTTGATGAAATTCTTTACCCTAGTTTTGTTTATTAAGGAGGATTTTTGTTGAGACAAACAAGCacatactttttaatttttgtttttacaggtctcgtgttttttattttgtctgTTTTTGTCCGTTTTCTGAATGAATGTTTTGGTTTGGTGtcccttttgatttttttaataatatttttgaagagGTGGTATAGGATGTGAGTTTAGTTTCTTCTTCTTGCCTTTCTTTGCTCTCATGACTAAAAAAAGAGCAATGATCATCCATTCTAACAACTTTAGTGATaatcttgtttttctctcttcttattggtcaaaacaatgaagagagaaaaaggaagagagaggataagaccatcgtgagtatgagagagaaagttgtcacaaattggttgtacaaatagtCAAGTatcatttatcaaaaaaaaaaaaattaatgtaaatatTTACATCTAGAAAGGGtttattaattttctatttaatagcaataattttaaaatttggttaATATAGTATTAAGGAATAAAGGGAAATGCTTTAGAAgtttaaagtgaaaattttatcttaaaaattgtgcattcaagacattgaaacaacaaaaaatatttttttctgcataaaatttatcaattactTCTATTTATGTATCCTATAGCCCATATCataattatacattattttcactataatgtgaaaaaataaaattttctttgtaTGTATgtttaaattgatttatatttatagtttatttctttatttttagtatatatatttattttaaactcattttgttaaaagtaataataattgaatGGAACTAAAAAGAACCGAAGAAACAATTGTAAACTAGTCATCTACAATGTTTGAAACCAAAATTGACTAATATAGCGAGATAAGGTGTCATCGATAACTGATTGCTTTAAGTTGTAAGAGACTTTTTTGGTTAGAGTTTCGATTTCCTACTCGTATgtgtatagaaaaaaaaaaatcatacttaGAAGTAAGAATTTATCTTGTGtcccacatatacttcgacggAGACTAATCACTAATAAATGACGGTGAAAATTTCATACCAGTAAGgtggtaaaaaatatatataaggtggtaaaaaatatatataagagaGCTGCCCAcgttttattttgaaatgaaaatatatttaaatgtttCCACTATAACCAAACTATTAAGGTAAAACACTctaatactcttttttttttttgtgtatatatatttacatcaatattattcatatgaaatctatttttatatatattatgagtaaactttttaaatgtcaagccatttcttcaaattatttgagtttctataataaaagtaatatttatattagtaGCAAAATCGTAAATTAAATTcgaaatatcatttattttaataatgcTAGAcgaaaggtaaaaaaaaaacaataattaacaaTCTGGTAAACATTTTTTGGGACTTATAAAATTGTTATTCATAAATTATTCGTTaccttcaaaataattaaaagtatgTGTTAACAATGGTAGCCGGACTCTAAAAAATATGCTTAAATgcttttttggtcccttaagtaatttggtatcgctttggtctcttaactaaaCAAATGATTGTTTCAatacattaatttaatttttgttacactttttggTCCCTAGGGTTGTGAAAAAACTGTTAAGGAGTTAACCCCAAATGTCTCAGGTGGGCTCACATTATAGGTGGTCCACCAAAGACTTTAGTAATACTTTTAATCTCAAccgtttgatattttttatgaaaaacaaccaTTAGATCGTACATGTCTACGAGATCTAACTATATACAACCAAcacttaatttgttttttagctttcttcatctccttccctcattttcttcttcatattcatcatcatgTACATACATTCATAACAAAACTAGAAAAAtccagaaaataaattaaaaacaatcaaaaaaatcataatcataataacaATTCTTTTCACTCAAAAAACATCACTTTCATTTATCTAACAACACAAATTTTCAAATCCCAACAACCAAAATCTCCAAACCcacaaaatcataatcatcatcatttttacATCATCATGTTAAAAATTCATACTGCCCTACCACATAAACCCCATTTTCGAGCTTGTTAATCCTCTCTCCTCcatcaattttcttcttttctcagCAAGATCaaaagattgttgttgttgtttcttctcTCCTCCATTTTCGAGCTTGCCAATTCTCTCTCCTCCgtcaattttcttctttctcagcAATATCAAAAGATTGAGGGATATACTTTCTGCAtttgtttttctattatatGTATGGATCTGTTTAATGGATATGGGTTGCTCGAAATTGCAGATCCGAATGAAGGAGGGAGTATGTGAAttgttgtttatgaaattttggtggATATGTTTATTGTTGCATATTCGAAATTTCAGATCTGAAATTTTGGTgatttttgttgattattgttgtttatgatggaggtggtgatgatgttgttgttgaatttctagatttttttatgggtttttgaTGAAGcttgatgattttctagtttttttttttttgagttgttCATGTTGCGttcttcattattttctttgaatGTTTATGTTCTGTTCTTCATATTTTCAAGAAAGGAGATGAAGGATTgtatggagaagatgaaggaaataaataagttttcaACTAATATCAAAACAACACGTGtaccacacttaacgttttttgaatttatttaacgGAAGGGATCAAAATAGGATGaattctagggtgagggtttaattaagtccctcaccggtgaACCACCATGAACAATTACCGAGAGTCATTAGATTAATCAAGATCACCTCTCTATACGATATCACACAACTTATTATACACTCTCTATACGATATCACACCTCACTTATTTTCCTCGATCCTCCCACCACCACTCTTTGTTGAAATCTTAAAATTGTGATTTGTGACAAAACAACGGTTGCAAAAATCAAACTGCAAACCTTaatccttcataaaaaaaaggcttaaatgcaattttacccccctattttgattgaatctgaattttacccccctattttaaaactcggaattttaccccccctatttttattgattatggATTTTGcctcccctattttaaaactcggaattttaccccctattttatgtttttcaggattttgcCCCCCTCCCCCTATTTTAtctacataattaattatttgtattaaatgttttttaatgaaaaaataaaaataaaaccaaaaaaaatactaaaaaaagatgaataaaaaatactagaaaaaaatgcataaaactagtatgatctctaaaaataaaataataaactagtatgaaaatacatgaaaataacaaatatttagaggtgcaaactagttttttcatgtattcttaattgaattttttcttgtaatttcattgtttttctattttttagtttttttttttttttttttgtgtttttcttgttttccttatatttttttaccaaattaatattttctaatcgtttctttatttttctagtattttttggttctttattttaaaatagggggtaaaattctgaaaaacgtAAAATAGAGAGGGTAAAATTTCGAGGTTTAAAATAAGGGGGGAAAAATcccgattcaatcaaaatagaggggTTAAAATTCcgatttttaaaataggggggggggggggtaaaattgcatttaagcctaaaaaaaactGCATTCAAACACAGGCAGAATGTCATTTTAACATTAAACACACCCCAAAAATTCAAGTGGCTTCTTTACTGAGAAAGTGTTTAGTGCGATAGTTTTTTGTTTCTATCTTTTATTTCATTCTCAACATgataaatgaatcaaatatggAGGTTTTGTTTTAGTATTTTAGAGTGCCTCAAAAAGAAAGGCCATTTTTAGGGCTACTGTAGATCTTAAcatgacaaatatttttaatgattattttgttgaaaCACGGCCTTAGTGGTCGGAATCCAAGCTAGGCAGTTGCATTTCTTAAATGAGAGAAAAGATATTAAAACCGTTAAAGATAGACTGTAAATTGAAGAGTGGTGGTGGGAGGATAGAAGAAAATAAGTAAGGTGTGATATCGTACAGAGAGTGTATAATAAGGTGTGTGATCTTGATTAATCTAATGACTCTCAGTAATTGTTTATGGTGGTtcaccggtgagggacttaattgaacCCTCGCCATAGAATTCACCCCAAAACAAGTAAcagagataaagataaagtactgaaataatcttttttttagttaagggatcaaagcgataacaaataatatttaagggaccaaaagagcatttaagcctaaaaaattaGGTTGTGCAATTTACCTGCTACAACCGTTACtctcaattatttatttagtaattttttttcttatacaaaaaaaaaaagagtgtaaTAGTTACTGGATAACAATTTTATCGTTCCAACGTAGCAGCCTCAAGAAAGACGAAAACAAATGGTATGGAGGATAATGGGTCTCCATAACCTTAATACCATTGGGTTGACTTTCTTCTCATGAACATACGAGGAGATTAGCGTTCAAGTCTACAAAAATTAACTGCAGAagatcaatattaaaaaaaaatatagtttaattatttaatttttgacaATTTTGGATACAGTACAGATCTTTGTTCATGAATACTACTTCTCATGAATACTACGAATTTACAACCTCTAGTATATTGTAATATTGAGCATCTACTTCATACCGtttgtaaaattgtttaaacTTGTTTGGTGAatagttattttgaaaaaattgttcttactttttattttttaaataaaaatataagaatataTTTGTAAGTATAATTCATATGGTAAAAAGTTGCATGAATATTTGATATATTGTGACGCGGATTTAAATCTATCATATATTGTAACGCGGATTTAAATCTATCATTCACTGTCTAAGTATTTAGTGTATGTGAGTTTtatggaaagaagaaaaaaaataacaagaatCTCAAATTATTTTAGTGTATAGTTAGTGTTGTGTTGGTGGCCAATAACGCAACAAGTTACATTCTTATGTTGGTCTCTAGCGCTCTTCAATCTGCATCATATTCATAGTCATAGTCATAGTCATGGTCATAGATGTTGGTTAGTAGTTAGTATTCTCCATCATTGTCATATTCATCACCACCTTATACACCTTTGCCaccttttaaaaacaaatatcatATAAATGTCCATCTCTTGTTATAAAATTTCAGGGAATGTTTGTCcaattattcaatgaaaatACATAATGTCTAAACATTGAAAAATAGCCTTTTCACCAAACATTGATGAGTATATCTAAGCCAGTCTCGATTTCCACTTTGGCATATGGTCATATCATGACAGTTAAACAGATCATATCTTTGATTACAAGCACAAGCAATTGATGGAAAAAACAGTCCTAAATCGAGTGTCCCATGAAGATCATAGTGTACAACTAGGAGGACTGTTGCAGCTCCTTCATCTTAGCACACAAAATAAGAGCTCTTTCTGCAGCTGTCGTTTACCAAAACACATACAAGTGAACTTAGCTATATTAGTCTTACCGTCAAAATTGAGACCTATTGCAATACCAATTTGTGTTCGAATCTATGTAATGTCAAGCTTCTATGTCACAGTTGCTAAGACGATCTTTTGGAACAATTGATCTCTCTCAGCTCACTTATAGCCGTTTTTATAAGATGCTCCATTCTTTTATCTGGTCCACGTAATCCGATTGGTCACTCACTCTTAGTGCACTCACAATCTGTTCTTTAACCCTATCATCCATAATCTGTTCTCGCTTGACTCTACTCACTATAAAAGTGTcaaacccattttttttttccaccgtGTCAGTACCGAGATAGGGTGTATCCATAACCTATGATGAGAGTTGACGCACCACAATTAGATTAGGGAAACATTAAATTTCAGGTCTCCAtctgaaattgaaaaattaaataagccAAACATCAAGCTAGGGAGTCTATTATCTAAAGCCATAGCAAATGATGTTTAAACGAGTTAAGATAGCATCAAATGAATTAACCAAATAGACTACTAAGAACCTGTATTCCAAGGATCTGTGTAGAAAAATAGACAAAACATCTCCTAAAATATTGAGATTTCAAACATAGTACAAAAGCCTTTACAatttatacaattatttatCCGGTCAAAAACATAGCCTTACACTCAaagttaattttcaaaattctaaacttaactttgaaaataaaacagTTACAATATGTTATACTATTTAGCAAAAGTGACATGTTAACAGAACCAACCATACCAAACATAGTTCAAACCATTTTATCGAAGAGGAAGTTAAATTCCCTCCTCCCTTGAAAGAACCGCAGTGGAAATTACTGCAAGAAACAAGTGAAATCTTACCATAGCTCAAGGTGTATTCAAGTGTAACtaacaagaaacaaacaaagTGTCATTAGATTTGACACTATATACAATAATAGACTATCATGACAGTTATTATTATCTGCACTGGATTCATATCTTAGATTACAAGCACAAGCATTTaacagaaaaacaaaatcttaGTTCATCTACAACAACAAAGCACTTGTGAACCTCTCTCTAATCTCTCCAACATGGTGTCTTCCGTATGATATTCATGTTTGGACTTCAGATTTTCATCAACTCTGCTTCTAACACTCTAGTTGGAAGAAAAATCATGTCATGTCTCTGATAATTGTATCACTTTATCAACCTTCATATGTTTGGATAATGCCTCCGAGCTTGTTGATGTGAGCAATATCTTGCAACCATTATGATCTTCACCAAAGGGGATACCAATCTCACCTAAATCAAGTCTACCATGAAGATCACACAATACAACTAGTACTGTTTGCAGTTCCTTTATCTTAGCGCACAGAAGAAGAGCTCTTTCTGCAGTTGTCATTCTTTTGTTATTACCATAACACACGCAACAAGATGTTTCAGATAGATCGAtcttatcatcaaaattcagaCCTATTGCAATACCAATCTGTGTTTGAATCTTGCTAATGTCTGGTTTCTTGGTCACAGTTGCTGTGACAATCTTTTGGAACAATTGATCTCTCTCAGCTTTTCTTCTAGATGTTTTAACAGAATGCTTGACTATTTTATCTGGCCCGCATAATCCGATTATATTTTCTCCTTGGTCTTTCTTTCTTAAAGCAATCATAATCTGTTCCCTATCATCCATGCCAAGAATGTAAGTGGCACCCAAACCACCCAGTGTTTCCATTCTCCTCCTCCTTATCCAAAAGCACATAATGGCCCAAGAAGTTACAAAGCtacaacacaattttttttttttcctacttaAATCAATGGGGAAAGTTCAAATTTCATGCTTCCACCTGAAATAGAAAATCAACAAGATCCAAACATCAAGCTAGAAAGCCTATAATCTA from Medicago truncatula cultivar Jemalong A17 chromosome 8, MtrunA17r5.0-ANR, whole genome shotgun sequence includes the following:
- the LOC25501804 gene encoding probable disease resistance protein At5g47260; translated protein: MCFWIRRRRMETLGGLGATYILGMDDREQIMIALRKKDQGENIIGLCGPDKIVKHSVKTSRRKAERDQLFQKIVTATVTKKPDISKIQTQIGIAIGLNFDDKIDLSETSCCVCYGNNKRMTTAERALLLCAKIKELQTVLVVLCDLHGRLDLGEIGIPFGEDHNGCKILLTSTSSEALSKHMKVDKVIQLSET